The Schistocerca gregaria isolate iqSchGreg1 chromosome 4, iqSchGreg1.2, whole genome shotgun sequence genome contains a region encoding:
- the LOC126267292 gene encoding 3-ketoacyl-CoA thiolase, mitochondrial-like: MASLTKGIFIVGAKRTPFGTMGGKFVQKKAVELQTVAAKAAMEAGNVKPEQIDSTVIGHVLSVSSADGILIARHAALYSGVPIDRHAMSINRLCGSGFQSIVSGAQSILVGESKVVLTGGAENMSQTPYFVRNVRFGAPLGTKIEFEDSFWAGLTDTYCNLNMAMTAENLAVKYKLTRENVDKFALRSQMLWKNANEKGYFKEELAPVTIKTRKGEEIVNVDEHPRPFSTAEGLAALPPVFKKDGVVTAGSASGICDGAGAVIIASEEACKEYNYQPLARLVGYSVAGVDPSIMGIGPAPAIQNLLKVSGKSLADIDLVDINEAFGAQVMACQEELKLDIEKLNVNGGAIALGHPLAASGARITTHIVHELRRRKAKYGIGSACIGGGQGIALLIESIH, encoded by the exons ATGGCATCTCTGACAAAAG GAATATTCATTGTTGGTGCCAAAAGAACACCATTTGGAACTATGGGTGGGAAATTTGTTCAAAAGAAAGCGGTAGAGCTCCAAACAGTAGCAGCAAAAGCAGCAATGGAAGCTGGAAACGTCAAACCAGAACAGATAGATTCTACAGTAATTGGACATGTTCTGTCT GTTTCATCAGCAGATGGAATACTGATAGCTCGACATGCTGCTTTATACAGTGGTGTCCCAATAGACAGGCATGCCATGAGCATAAATCGGCTCTGTGGATCTGGTTTTCAATCCATTGTCAGTGGTGCTCAG AGCATACTTGTGGGTGAATCAAAGGTGGTCTTAACTGGAGGAGCTGAAAATATGAGTCAGACACCATATTTTGTGCGTAATGTCAGGTTTGGAGCACCTCTTGGAACCAAAATTGAATTTGAAGACTCCTTCTGGGCTGGTCTCACAGACACATATTGTAATTTAAATATGGCTATGACAGCGGAGAACTTAGCTGTAAAGTATAAACTAACCAGGGAGAATGTTGATAAGTTTGCTCTTCGATCACAGATGCTTTGGAAGAATG CCAATGAAAAAGGTTACTTTAAGGAAGAATTAGCTCCAGTTACCATAAAAACAAGGAAAGGTGAAGAAATTGTGAATGTTGATGAGCATCCTAGACCATTCTCCACAGCTGAAGGACTAGCAGCTCTTCCTCCAGTTTTTAAAAAAGATGGAGTTGTTACTGCAGGTTCTGCATCG GGTATATGTGACGGTGCTGGAGCTGTGATAATTGCCAGTGAAGAAGCTTGCAAGGAATACAATTACCAACCTCTTGCCCGCCTAGTTGGTTACTCTGTTGCTGGAGTTGATCCCAGCATAATGGGTATTGGTCCTGCACCTGCAATACAAAATCTGTTGAAGGTTTCTGGAAAATCTTTAGCGGATATTGACCTGGTTGAT ATCAATGAAGCATTTGGTGCCCAGGTAATGGCCTGCCAGGAAGAACTGAAACTAGATATTGAGAAACTTAATGTCAACGGAGGTGCTATTGCTCTAGGTCATCCACTTGCAGCATCAGGGGCTAGAATCACCACACATATTGTACATGAGCTCAG